The DNA segment TGTTTATAATATTATTCGggcttcaaatatatattttttattgtcGATCTCTTTAAATAGCCCATTAGTTTGTCAATCGCTTAAGTAGATTAGCGCTAGTATTCCCATTGTTCCATTATTATTTTACTACTCGGCATGTAGATACTTTATTAGGTCTGAGTTTATCGTTCTAGGAACGTGCAACCTTACAAAAACGAGTCAACCTGGTGGTCGCAGCTATTTCGCTGTGTTTATGGTTATTTcggacatccagatcattacgcCTATAAGGCTGCGAATGAGAACAGTCTGGATTCTTCTTCAATTTGAGGAGTAACGTGACTTTATTGTTTGCGTCCTCTACGGTgtctatttccagtttaatttatATTTGCGGACAAATTTAGCAAATACATTACGCCGCAAGAAATTATTTCTCTGAGTTCatgtttcctacaaccatcaatcCCCACTTCAGTATTTTCAGGTCCGATGATGCACCGTTTCGGTGATTGCTTGACCAGCCGCTCAGCCGTAAGTACATTGAGGTTTTCAGCGGTTCCACTCTTAATTGCCTGAGCGAATCCGGTTCAACTGGCAGTTCGATCAGCCGTTGTCCAGCGGGAGTGCAGCGGCTCAGCCCGGACAGATAGGATTTCCCACCCAACGATAACCTAACAGAGCACAGGGTCAGGAGAATTCGACCCACGAAGGACATCAAGGGAACCAGACCACTTAGGCGGGCTTTGAACTAATCACGTTTTGTCTCCTTCTTGCAGTTAATTTAATGACGATATTGATTGTTTCTCGGGGGaaatgtggtctctccaaatgcgtCTCTCGCTACTTGGTGGGAATGGCAGGAGCTGATTTAATGGGTGTTGTCATTGCTGTTGTAGTGGAACAGATTAATAACATCTACGTTTACGCCCGCCCCTTGCTTATAACTCCCATTTGTGCAGTGACTGTTGTCCTGAGGTTGGCGACCATGGATTCTTCAGTTTGGCTTACGGTGGCTTTCTCATTCGATCGCTCTATCGCAATTTGTTTTCAAAAGCTGCGGCAGcgatattgcaccgagaaaatAGCGACCGTGGTGGTCGTAATTGTGGGTATTGGGAGCTGTGCGAGGTGCGTTCCATATTACTTCGCAGTGGAACCCTATGTTATCATTGACAATGTGCCATGGCGTTGCGTCGGCAACGCTATATACGCCACGTCACCCGTGTGGAAAGCATACCAGTTGTTTAACAGTATCGTTACACCTTTATTGCCAACCTGTTTAATTGTATCATTCAATGCTGTAACGGTCAGTCATATTATAGCGGCAAATAAAGTACGCCAAGGACTGCGGAGCAACAGTAAGAATCAGAAGGATCCGGAGGTGGAAAACCGCAGAACGTCAATGATCTTGTTGTTCGCTCTATCGGCTAATTTCATATTGTTGTGGATACCCTATGTCGTATATTCCACGAACTGGCAAGCTCAAAATTACTTTTACACGGACAGATATTTGAATACTCCGACATATATCCTGCAACAATTCGGATTCATGTTGCAATTTCTCTGTACCTGCACAAACACGTGTATCTATACAATCACGCAGAGGAAATTCAAAGTGGAGCTGAAGAATGGTGTGAAATATGTGTTTACATTAAACGGGCGCCTTTGCTGAAAGTCCAATTTCATTTATGTTGAGCgttcaaaatattttttctaaAGTGTTCGTCGGTTGTCGACTCTTCCTTAATTCTCTACAGCGAGGTATTTGAACGTCAGTGGACTGACATAAGTTGCGAATGTAAGTCAGTTGGACAACTGGGCCAATTAATTAGGGTGCGGGTATTGCGATAATTGGATTGGTAGAACTATATTCGAAGTGATTCGATGTCTACCGGAATCTTAGCCAACGAATTAAGGGTTTTTGGTGTGACTGCCGTATTGGTAGAGTTGCATTCAACGTCACTGCACCATCAATCTCAGGAACACGAAGAAAGATTCCAAGTGACAGATAGATTCGATTAACCGCTAAATTAGAAGTTGGTTTAAAATGAAACGGATTCGGATCTTCACAATTCAAAACGTCGATGGACAGGGCTACTGCACCTGTGCAAAATTCGATAATTATGTCAACTTTACCACAAACCGTCGCCCTGCCTTCAAGTTTACTTGGGGTATCTATATCATCGATCTCCCATTTTTCAATTCTCTGACTCAATGACAGGGGAGAAACATTCGTCTGTTTCCAAGATGAATCTTTCCACTCGGGAACATCCGATATATAATAGTATATTTACTAAACGTAGATTCCCCTCTGATGTTGTCCTTAACTTTCAGCGCCATATACACTTCTCAGACATCTCCTCGACCAtgaacgtgatcccaccaccagtcacatctcccCATCGCCGCTCCTTTTCGCTTAAGGTAGTGCCCACTATACCCACAGCTCATTGGTTCACTGATCCCTTCCCATTCAAACCCAGGTACTTTCCCGTGCAACTGCAGTATGTGTAACAACTGACCCGACACACCCTCacatccccctcacctgcatccagggACCACGGCAGCGTTTGGAGTTGAAACAGAGATTCGTATGCAAGTACCctgacctcatctactgcattacgTGCCAGTGATGTGGCCTCCTCAACACGAGCgggaccaagcgtagactagccGGCCGTTTTACGGAACACTTGTGCTGGCTGCCCCCaggcctgcctgatctcccggttgctaactgtTTTAACTTCCCTTTCTTTTCCCATGCCGACCTTTCTATCCAGCACttcgtccattgtcagagtaaggtcaCACGCAAGCTGAAGAAACAGGATCTCgtattcgatttattcacaaaatgctggagtaactcagcaggtcaggcagcatctcgtattCGAGTTGGTTAGTCTACAATCCAACGGCATTGACATTCAATTCTCCAGTTATGGATAATAAGCATCCATttgatctcccccccccaccatccactaAATTCCCATTCTTTTCACAGTTTCTGCACCCCTTCCCGCGTTATCATACAGCCCTTTGTTTCcattcaaccccttcatcccaccTATATTTTCCTTATCTGGCTTTCTTAAGCTCGCTTGCTCTGTCAGCCATTGGCCGATAATTTTGAGTTTCATTTTACGTTCTAAGGTTTTACTGTGACGTTAGGATTGTCTCTATGTCCGAGGAACACTATAATCCAAGCGGGACATCACGCTGCAATGTATTCACTGTTTGCTCACAATGTCCCGTTCTGGTTGGTTGTACTGGGACTTATTATATCCGCACGGGGTATAATGCTGCACTGTAACCAGGGTATCTCCACAACGTATACGGAGGAACTGTAGAggctggattaaaccaaaggctggcacaaaaagccggagtaactcaacgggtcaagcagcatctctggagaataggaataggcgacgtttcggggcgagacaatagacaatagacaatatagacaataggcaatagatacaggaggaggccattcggcccttcgagccagcaacgccattcaatgtgatcatggctgattattctcaatcagtgccccgttcctgccttctccccataccccctgactctgctatccttaagagctctatctagttctctcttcaatgcatacagagaattggcctccactgccttctgaggcagagaattccacagattaacaactctctgactgaaaaaggttttcctcatttcagttctaaatggcctgccccttattcttaaactgtggcccttgttctggactcccccaacattgggaacatgtttcctgcctctaacgcctccaaccgcttaataaccatacgtttcgataagatctcctctcatccttctaaattccagtgtatgagttcttcagactctgaagcagggtctcgacgcgacacgcagtctgaagaagggtgtcgaccggtATCGTTAtgtattcttttcctccagagatgctgcctgacctccccctcctctccattaTAATAAAAGGCTGTCTTGTCACCAATTTTTACACATGCACAAAGTTTGCAGCAGTTGAGCCCAGCATTAGACTTTTCTTGTCGAATTGCAATTAAGTTCCGTCTTTGGGTTTAGGTGGAGTAGGTCGCAACCGCCTGTGTTCGTGGGTTCTTTTCAAACTTTCTGCAACAGCGACTCTTATCTTCAGagctgggataagtggatgagaTACTGGGTGGAGTTAGTGTTTTTGGCCGGGGTTTGGTACAAATTGAGGGTGTATTTGCAAGGTTCCGAGAGGAAGTGTTAAAAAACCGGACGGAAGGAAGAAAGAAAggcagagaaagaaagaaagaaagaaagaaagaaagaaagaaagaaagaaagaggtgactcgcagtagcagcaatcagcagcagcagccagcagcaatcagcatcagcagcagtagcagcagtagcagtagcagcagcagcagcagcagcagcagcagcagcagcaccaatctGTGTTGCTTGggtagtattgtgtggggatagtaaggagtaagacctgtgtgatctcccggacatgTTTCGATCggctagcttggggtcggagaggaatttcccggattttttttctcccaaattggcctgggtttttaatccggtttttcgcctctcccaggagatcactcagttcttttgggtgggcggttggagcggttggagcagcggccgggcggtaggtttagaagccgagcacggggctttgtttggggagtatgagtgccagggcagtttattgttctgggtgtcggatgtggggaatctgggagtctgatagtcttccagacatccacatctgcgccaggtgcgacgagatggggctcctaagggaccgtattaggaacctggagcggcagattgatgacctccgtctggtcagggagagtgaggaggttatagataggagttacagagaggtggacactccaagaccacgggaggtagacaagtgggtcacggttagggggggcaaggatcagaggcagggactagagagtaccccggtggctgtaccccttggaaataagtactcctgtttaagtactgttggggggaacagcctacctgggggcagcgacggtgcccgggcctctggcaaggagtccggccctgttgctcagaagggtggggaaagga comes from the Rhinoraja longicauda isolate Sanriku21f chromosome 41, sRhiLon1.1, whole genome shotgun sequence genome and includes:
- the LOC144611752 gene encoding putative G-protein coupled receptor 139, which translates into the protein MGYPAIYYIASIYYPLLAAVGIPVNLMTILIVSRGKCGLSKCVSRYLVGMAGADLMGVVIAVVVEQINNIYVYARPLLITPICAVTVVLRLATMDSSVWLTVAFSFDRSIAICFQKLRQRYCTEKIATVVVVIVGIGSCARCVPYYFAVEPYVIIDNVPWRCVGNAIYATSPVWKAYQLFNSIVTPLLPTCLIVSFNAVTVSHIIAANKVRQGLRSNSKNQKDPEVENRRTSMILLFALSANFILLWIPYVVYSTNWQAQNYFYTDRYLNTPTYILQQFGFMLQFLCTCTNTCIYTITQRKFKVELKNGVKYVFTLNGRLC